The Marinilongibacter aquaticus genome has a window encoding:
- a CDS encoding ABC transporter ATP-binding protein yields MIKTEQLVKNYGRQEVLKGVSLEVKPGEVYCLLGANGAGKSTTINILLNFIKPDGGKAYIHNIDVGEKPLETKKHLAYIPEIVMLYPMLSGLENVRFFSALSGFSYSDEELSAFLQRAGLQETAFRKRLKSYSKGMRQKVGIAIAIAKNAGALIMDEPTSGLDPKATDEFTGTIQSFCQEGRAVLMATHDIFNAVNVGTHIGIIKHGTIVHSLKSNEINATDLQRLYLETIQ; encoded by the coding sequence ATGATAAAAACAGAACAGCTCGTAAAAAACTATGGCAGACAGGAGGTGTTAAAGGGGGTAAGTCTGGAAGTAAAACCAGGAGAAGTTTACTGCCTTCTGGGAGCAAACGGTGCCGGAAAGTCAACGACCATCAACATCCTGTTGAACTTTATCAAACCCGATGGCGGGAAAGCATATATACATAACATCGATGTAGGCGAAAAACCTCTGGAAACAAAAAAACACCTGGCCTACATTCCTGAAATCGTCATGCTTTACCCTATGCTCTCTGGCTTGGAAAATGTACGCTTTTTCAGTGCTCTTTCGGGCTTTTCCTATTCGGATGAAGAACTGTCCGCCTTTCTTCAACGGGCTGGGCTGCAGGAGACTGCCTTTCGAAAGAGACTGAAGTCCTATTCAAAGGGAATGAGACAGAAAGTCGGAATTGCCATTGCCATTGCCAAAAATGCCGGGGCACTGATAATGGACGAGCCCACCAGCGGCCTGGACCCAAAAGCTACGGATGAATTTACCGGGACCATACAGAGCTTTTGCCAAGAAGGGCGAGCAGTATTAATGGCCACACATGACATTTTCAATGCCGTAAACGTGGGTACCCATATCGGGATCATAAAGCACGGAACGATCGTGCACTCTTTGAAATCTAATGAGATAAACGCTACCGACCTTCAGCGGCTCTATCTGGAAACAATTCAATGA
- a CDS encoding DUF4374 domain-containing protein: MREYFKFNSKPSLALIALALTIASCSKSESSDEPDPVVTSEIKYAISNVGGAYPSQTTYIQGLENLELTDLDNSNAAELASFSSQWAYGDAVYLTAFGAPATMNKYTFDAEGKAVSAGKLIVPGANTFSSIAFISDTEGYASVGGGLARLIKFDPSSLQITGEIDLTSITKPSASSIYYLGMKARDGKLFMGVNYFDDNFKPFDSAYVAVIDLAEAKVEKLLADGRTANVFLAGSSVNGFALDGNGDLYIQAQGASSKPSGILRIEKGQTDFDPNYFFDLKEATGKDCSGLYLFDNGLAFTTQIQDPSDAYEINGPNYRFRRINLSQQTDLGELSAALPNIYGSSTSIMRKFGEDSILFVVSSSSENAIYSYGIDDETVAKKVTMSSGTCTGLDELN; this comes from the coding sequence ATGAGAGAGTATTTCAAATTCAATTCCAAACCAAGTCTAGCCCTGATAGCCTTGGCCTTGACAATTGCTTCTTGCTCGAAAAGCGAGAGCTCCGACGAGCCCGACCCGGTCGTCACCTCGGAAATCAAATACGCCATATCCAACGTGGGTGGGGCCTATCCAAGCCAAACAACTTATATCCAAGGCCTCGAAAACCTAGAACTGACCGACCTCGACAACAGCAATGCCGCCGAACTGGCGAGTTTTTCTTCACAGTGGGCATACGGCGATGCCGTTTATCTAACCGCTTTCGGTGCTCCTGCCACAATGAATAAATACACCTTTGACGCTGAGGGCAAAGCCGTTTCTGCGGGTAAACTAATCGTTCCTGGAGCCAACACCTTTTCATCCATTGCGTTCATCAGCGATACCGAAGGCTACGCCTCTGTGGGAGGTGGGTTGGCCAGGCTGATCAAGTTTGACCCTTCCTCATTGCAAATAACCGGAGAGATCGACCTCACCTCTATTACAAAACCAAGTGCCTCATCGATCTATTATCTTGGCATGAAGGCCCGCGACGGCAAACTGTTCATGGGCGTCAATTACTTTGACGACAATTTCAAACCCTTCGACTCAGCCTATGTTGCAGTAATTGACCTTGCCGAGGCCAAGGTTGAGAAACTGCTCGCTGACGGACGGACAGCCAATGTCTTCCTTGCCGGCTCTTCCGTGAATGGCTTTGCTTTGGACGGCAATGGGGATCTGTACATTCAGGCTCAGGGGGCTTCAAGCAAACCCAGTGGAATTTTACGTATTGAAAAAGGCCAAACGGATTTTGATCCAAACTATTTCTTTGACCTCAAAGAAGCTACCGGGAAAGACTGCTCCGGCCTTTACCTTTTCGACAATGGCCTTGCCTTCACGACCCAGATACAAGACCCCTCGGACGCTTATGAAATAAATGGCCCCAATTACCGATTTCGACGGATAAATCTCAGCCAACAGACCGATTTGGGCGAGCTTTCGGCTGCTTTGCCAAACATTTATGGCTCGAGCACATCCATTATGCGAAAGTTCGGGGAAGACTCTATTCTTTTCGTCGTTTCCTCTTCTTCTGAAAATGCCATCTACTCCTACGGTATTGACGATGAAACAGTGGCTAAAAAGGTCACCATGTCGAGTGGTACCTGTACCGGCCTCGACGAGTTAAACTAA
- a CDS encoding TonB-dependent receptor: MKILYFALLPALLTLMAIPSAAQKSNVLFGLITDEDGKPLESVIISIPSLNRHSFSGADGSYRLAGLPNGEHKIHFSHIGYIPAEKTIIVSEADEITLSFSLQPDQKVLKAVTVLSKSTITATREKPESVAVIEAKKYYNRPEGTLSILNQTAGIKVRQSGGLGSHANFYIHGLSGKQVKFFVDGIPLDYLGAGMNLNILPLNIIDRVEIYKGVVPVKLGADALGGAIDVVTRSTVKDYADASYSYGSFNTHQATLNLQKEIKPYLFINATAFFNHSDNSYKVDVELPQAGRPVPYRAKRFHDAFTNHYGKIKLGIKPGIWADEVSFLSAVSGMDKQIQNNRTMTQPFGAVNYDEHSWNNGIVYKKDDIGDHLSINAFLGLNKMHNQFVDTTLNTYLWNGQAPLVYRRNSGGESGPIQDPITKITTKLARLNLTYRLSETSNLTFNFLWHNYLQKDDNPLTLNYPVKLSKIVAGAAFQKEFPELGLTSITALKYYAYTTQGYSISPADNRTLSKAEAEKTRLGGSQALRWRLIGSLLLKASYEYASRLPDEMELFGTYNQRVYPNPSLLPETSHNLNLGSQYKFGKTWVEVNAFYRRADNIIFSPPSSSPLYVIYRNLLKGQITGFDGEVHCDLSSQLKLTANGTWQNYISKTPSEDAGTGGSSSHYNQRLPNLPFLFANAELLFNKPSVLKKGDHLSIWYNVGYVHWFYLYWADDGSPDQKLKIPSQLVQATGASYAIGNGRYAISFNISNLFNTKVYDNYGVQRPGRSIQLKVRTFIQQSNK; this comes from the coding sequence ATGAAAATATTGTATTTCGCCCTACTCCCTGCCCTGCTCACACTCATGGCCATCCCCTCGGCGGCACAGAAAAGCAATGTACTCTTTGGCCTGATTACCGACGAAGATGGGAAGCCATTGGAATCCGTCATCATTTCAATCCCAAGCTTGAACAGACATAGCTTCAGTGGTGCCGACGGTAGTTATCGCTTAGCCGGACTGCCAAATGGGGAACACAAAATACATTTCAGCCACATCGGGTACATCCCCGCAGAAAAAACAATAATTGTATCCGAAGCTGATGAAATTACGCTCTCCTTCTCTCTTCAACCCGACCAAAAAGTTTTGAAAGCGGTTACCGTTCTGTCCAAGTCCACCATTACGGCAACGAGGGAAAAGCCCGAGAGTGTAGCTGTGATCGAGGCAAAAAAATATTACAACCGGCCAGAGGGCACCCTCTCCATACTGAACCAAACAGCTGGAATCAAGGTAAGACAAAGTGGCGGTTTGGGAAGCCATGCCAATTTCTACATACACGGACTATCCGGCAAGCAGGTCAAGTTCTTCGTAGACGGCATCCCGCTCGATTATTTAGGTGCAGGAATGAACCTCAACATTCTGCCCCTCAACATTATCGACCGCGTTGAGATCTATAAAGGCGTGGTTCCTGTCAAACTTGGAGCGGATGCACTCGGCGGGGCAATTGATGTTGTAACCCGTAGTACGGTCAAGGACTATGCCGACGCCTCCTATTCGTACGGCTCTTTCAATACCCATCAAGCCACCCTTAATCTACAAAAGGAAATCAAACCCTACCTTTTCATAAACGCTACGGCGTTTTTCAACCATTCGGACAACAGCTATAAAGTGGATGTAGAGCTGCCCCAAGCGGGTCGGCCTGTTCCTTACCGAGCCAAGCGGTTTCATGACGCCTTCACAAATCATTACGGCAAAATCAAGCTGGGCATTAAACCCGGAATCTGGGCCGACGAGGTGAGTTTTCTCAGTGCGGTTTCTGGCATGGATAAACAGATCCAGAACAACCGGACTATGACCCAGCCCTTTGGTGCAGTGAACTATGATGAACATTCTTGGAACAACGGGATCGTTTACAAAAAAGACGATATCGGAGACCACCTTTCCATAAACGCATTCTTGGGGCTCAATAAGATGCACAACCAATTTGTCGATACAACCCTGAACACCTACCTCTGGAATGGGCAGGCCCCTCTTGTGTATCGCCGCAACAGCGGCGGTGAAAGCGGCCCGATTCAAGATCCCATTACAAAAATCACCACGAAGCTGGCAAGGTTAAACCTGACTTATAGGCTTAGCGAAACCTCGAATCTCACATTTAATTTCCTATGGCACAATTACCTGCAAAAAGACGACAACCCGCTCACCTTGAACTACCCCGTCAAACTCAGCAAAATTGTGGCCGGAGCAGCCTTTCAGAAAGAATTCCCCGAACTGGGACTTACCAGCATTACCGCACTGAAATATTACGCCTACACCACGCAGGGTTATTCGATAAGCCCGGCAGACAACCGTACCTTATCCAAAGCCGAGGCCGAGAAGACGCGTTTAGGCGGAAGCCAAGCACTTCGTTGGCGTTTGATCGGTTCGCTTTTGCTAAAGGCTTCGTACGAATATGCAAGCAGATTGCCCGATGAAATGGAACTTTTCGGTACGTACAACCAAAGAGTATACCCCAATCCCTCTCTACTTCCCGAAACAAGCCACAACCTGAATCTGGGCTCGCAGTACAAATTCGGCAAAACATGGGTTGAGGTAAACGCCTTTTACCGTAGGGCAGACAATATCATTTTTTCGCCCCCTTCCTCTTCCCCCCTGTACGTGATATACCGAAACCTCTTAAAGGGGCAGATTACAGGATTTGACGGAGAAGTCCATTGTGACCTTTCTTCTCAACTGAAACTTACGGCCAATGGAACCTGGCAGAACTACATCAGCAAAACCCCCTCCGAAGACGCGGGCACAGGGGGCAGCTCTAGCCATTACAACCAAAGACTTCCCAACCTGCCATTTCTTTTTGCCAACGCGGAGTTGCTGTTCAACAAGCCTTCTGTTTTGAAAAAGGGAGATCATTTGTCCATTTGGTACAACGTGGGCTATGTGCACTGGTTCTATCTGTATTGGGCAGATGACGGCTCGCCAGATCAAAAGTTGAAAATCCCGAGCCAACTCGTCCAAGCCACCGGGGCCAGCTATGCTATTGGAAACGGACGTTACGCCATAAGCTTCAACATTAGCAACCTTTTCAACACCAAAGTCTACGATAACTACGGCGTACAGCGGCCCGGACGCTCGATCCAACTGAAAGTAAGAACATTTATACAACAATCAAACAAGTAA